In Desulfovibrio aminophilus, a single genomic region encodes these proteins:
- a CDS encoding methyl-accepting chemotaxis protein: protein MTGFVAALSLGAGLALTARCGRAARDMASGLLSLAGERPVQDTCPDNFATLAALVAKAVERSSGLESELAATRSELAAQRRDLTVCLEEAELSKEQSENARFQALHSAAKTLKQAVGGIERASGDLEKASARAGEGARKQQELMAGAASAMEEMTASISEAATGAEAASREASAAVERARAGADTVVRTVRSIEAVAAKSAELGEAVVVLGGQAEAIGRIMGVISDIADQTNLLALNAAIEAARAGEAGRGFAVVADEVRKLAEKTQAATLDVRREIEAIRDKVGTTRRGVEEAGEMVGETVRVAQESGAALDEIVRLVGGTTERVQAIAVAAGQQSQASEDLNRTVMEVNAISAETGEAMGTADTAVRGLTRSIASLATMTRVFELVGGGALKEVVAELSADADILSLDRGRMERSLRSQIKRKPFLELLYVTDAAGRQLVENIPQPGSGSADDHAALGKDWSGRPWFAEAMSKQTMQVSDVYVSQASGAACITVSCPFRDASGRILGVIAADVRVGG from the coding sequence ATGACCGGATTTGTCGCCGCGCTGAGTCTCGGCGCGGGGCTGGCCCTGACGGCGCGCTGCGGCCGGGCCGCCCGGGACATGGCCTCAGGCCTGCTTTCCCTGGCCGGCGAGCGGCCCGTCCAGGACACCTGCCCTGACAATTTTGCAACTCTCGCCGCGCTGGTGGCGAAAGCCGTCGAACGCTCGTCGGGACTGGAATCCGAGCTGGCCGCGACACGTTCCGAACTGGCGGCCCAACGCCGCGACCTCACCGTCTGCCTTGAGGAGGCCGAGCTGTCCAAGGAACAGTCCGAAAACGCCCGTTTCCAGGCCCTGCACTCGGCGGCCAAGACATTGAAACAGGCCGTCGGCGGCATCGAGCGGGCCTCCGGCGATCTGGAAAAGGCCTCGGCCCGGGCGGGCGAGGGCGCGCGCAAGCAGCAGGAACTCATGGCCGGGGCGGCCTCGGCCATGGAGGAAATGACCGCCTCCATTTCCGAGGCGGCCACGGGCGCCGAAGCAGCGTCCCGCGAGGCGTCCGCCGCCGTGGAGCGGGCCCGGGCGGGTGCGGACACCGTAGTGCGCACCGTGCGCTCCATCGAGGCCGTGGCGGCCAAGTCCGCCGAACTGGGCGAGGCCGTTGTCGTGCTCGGCGGCCAGGCCGAGGCCATCGGCCGAATCATGGGCGTGATCAGCGACATCGCGGACCAGACCAACCTTCTGGCGCTGAACGCGGCCATCGAGGCGGCCCGGGCCGGAGAGGCCGGACGCGGCTTCGCCGTGGTGGCCGACGAGGTGCGCAAGCTGGCCGAGAAGACCCAGGCCGCCACCCTGGACGTGCGCCGGGAGATCGAGGCCATCCGGGACAAGGTCGGCACGACCCGCCGGGGCGTGGAGGAGGCCGGGGAGATGGTCGGGGAAACCGTGCGCGTGGCCCAGGAGTCCGGCGCGGCCCTGGATGAGATCGTGCGCCTCGTGGGCGGGACCACGGAGCGGGTCCAGGCCATCGCCGTGGCCGCCGGGCAGCAGTCCCAGGCCAGCGAGGATCTCAACAGGACGGTCATGGAGGTCAACGCCATTTCAGCCGAGACCGGCGAAGCCATGGGCACGGCGGACACGGCCGTGCGCGGCCTGACCCGGAGCATCGCCTCCCTGGCGACCATGACCCGGGTCTTCGAACTGGTGGGCGGCGGCGCGCTCAAGGAAGTCGTGGCCGAACTCTCGGCCGACGCGGACATCCTTTCCCTGGACCGGGGCCGCATGGAACGCTCCCTGCGTTCCCAGATCAAGCGCAAGCCCTTCCTGGAACTGCTCTACGTCACGGACGCCGCCGGCCGCCAGTTGGTGGAGAACATCCCCCAGCCCGGAAGCGGGTCGGCCGACGACCACGCCGCTCTGGGCAAGGACTGGTCGGGGCGGCCGTGGTTCGCGGAGGCCATGAGCAAGCAGACCATGCAGGTCTCGGACGTATACGTGTCCCAGGCCTCGGGCGCGGCCTGCATCACCGTGTCCTGCCCCTTCCGAGACGCCTCGGGCCGGATTCTCGGCGTCATCGCCGCCGACGTGCGGGTGGGCGGCTAG
- a CDS encoding Crp/Fnr family transcriptional regulator: MPLKMNFTGQDVLRELQSPDRAPLRRIFAERSYGRREVIFTPHHPESIVFIVASGLVRVYLAHEDKELTVSILKPGGIYSSHTPAFVRAVRPVVLLEARAEDFRKCVEEFPELTYGIIQVLGSLLRNSFSIIQSLAFKDARKRITEFFLHEVRKGAPESGGLLVESGLTVEEIAAVVGATRQTVSTLLNDMIRDGLIVKRGRGSYLIPDVANLEASR; the protein is encoded by the coding sequence GTGCCCCTCAAGATGAACTTCACCGGCCAGGACGTGCTGCGGGAGCTGCAAAGCCCCGACCGCGCGCCCCTGCGCCGCATCTTCGCCGAGCGATCCTATGGCCGCCGGGAGGTCATCTTCACCCCGCACCACCCGGAGAGCATCGTCTTCATCGTGGCCTCGGGCCTCGTCCGGGTCTACCTGGCCCACGAGGACAAGGAGCTGACCGTCTCGATCCTCAAGCCCGGGGGCATATACAGCAGCCACACCCCGGCCTTTGTCCGGGCCGTGCGGCCGGTCGTGCTCCTGGAGGCCAGGGCCGAGGACTTCCGCAAGTGCGTGGAGGAGTTCCCCGAGTTGACCTACGGCATCATCCAGGTCCTGGGCTCGCTGCTGCGCAACTCCTTCTCCATCATCCAGAGCCTGGCCTTCAAGGACGCCCGCAAGCGGATCACCGAGTTCTTCCTGCACGAGGTCCGCAAGGGCGCGCCCGAGTCCGGCGGCCTGCTGGTGGAGTCCGGCCTGACTGTGGAGGAGATCGCGGCCGTGGTCGGGGCCACCCGCCAGACCGTCTCCACCCTGCTCAACGACATGATCCGCGACGGACTCATCGTGAAGCGCGGCCGGGGCTCCTACCTCATCCCGGACGTGGCGAACCTGGAAGCCAGCCGCTAG
- a CDS encoding P-loop NTPase — translation MKLAVAGKGGVGKTSITAWLADYLARRGQSVWMVDADTALSLGQASGLSREELPTPLAQRGDLVEERIGRGILNLTPEVDDLPDKLAVTLPGAAGRKRLLVMGGLGEAGGGCACAANALLKSLLAHLLLGPDAWVLVDLEAGVEHLGRGTAASVDALLVVSEPSRRGLETAADIARMADGLGLSRQVLVLNRRPDGVGVPDIPGLPGESETLPFLPGLARRQLDTGSVLGLEEEPLVDAFCARLLARLGRRS, via the coding sequence ATGAAACTGGCCGTGGCCGGCAAGGGCGGGGTGGGCAAGACGTCCATCACGGCCTGGCTGGCCGACTATCTGGCCCGCCGAGGCCAGTCGGTGTGGATGGTGGACGCGGACACGGCCCTGTCCCTGGGGCAGGCCAGCGGGCTCTCGCGGGAGGAGCTGCCCACGCCCCTGGCCCAGCGCGGCGACCTCGTGGAGGAACGCATCGGGCGCGGCATCCTGAACCTGACCCCGGAGGTGGACGACCTGCCGGACAAGCTGGCCGTGACCCTGCCCGGGGCCGCCGGGCGCAAGCGCCTGCTCGTCATGGGCGGGCTGGGCGAGGCCGGGGGCGGCTGCGCCTGCGCGGCCAACGCCCTGCTCAAGTCCCTGCTGGCCCACCTCCTCCTGGGGCCCGACGCCTGGGTCCTGGTGGACCTGGAGGCCGGGGTGGAGCACCTGGGCCGGGGCACGGCCGCCTCGGTGGACGCCCTGCTCGTGGTCAGCGAGCCGAGCCGCCGGGGCCTGGAGACGGCCGCGGACATCGCCCGCATGGCGGACGGCCTGGGCCTGTCCCGGCAGGTGCTCGTGCTCAACCGTCGGCCGGACGGCGTCGGCGTCCCGGACATCCCGGGCCTGCCCGGGGAGTCGGAAACCCTGCCCTTCCTGCCCGGCCTGGCCCGGCGGCAGCTGGACACGGGCTCGGTGCTCGGCCTGGAGGAGGAGCCCCTGGTGGACGCCTTCTGCGCCCGGCTGCTGGCCCGCCTGGGCCGCCGGTCCTGA
- a CDS encoding SH3 domain-containing C40 family peptidase encodes MRTFTAPPRVHAAFPALCLLLLLSACAAKAPLVPPDPREVRDVAALPQDLFAYVGQGGGRLLFAPDVQAGMLRGFLTGYFAPWERTVPPKDPGDAFWGLNHFSGKTVYGENLLRRGPAWMEEMRRLSRPEDFPNFGRPAVAVVHTSLRVLPTLEPAFLNRHLPGEGFPFDYLQNTAVWAGTPLYLSHLSADGAFALAHCRYASGWVPVSDVAFAGPEFRKKFQAAPLVAVTRDRVSLADEHGLFRFQARVGMLLPLARATARGYEVLLPVRDAQGEATTVRGLLPPSDAAPLPLPATAANLARVGDSMLGEPYGWGGMYGHRDCSALLLDLYTPFGLGLPRNSRQQGKAGEYVSLEGLADQNKEAAILARGVPFATLLWKPGHIMLYVGEQGGRAMILHDVWGLRTEERGREGRHIIGRAAVTTLTPGEELPDLKKPEGLLLHTIRGMVLLGSKNS; translated from the coding sequence ATGCGCACCTTCACCGCCCCGCCCCGTGTCCATGCGGCGTTTCCGGCGCTCTGCCTGCTCCTGCTTCTCTCGGCCTGCGCGGCCAAGGCCCCGCTCGTGCCGCCCGATCCGCGGGAAGTGCGGGACGTGGCCGCCCTGCCCCAGGACCTCTTCGCCTACGTGGGCCAGGGCGGCGGCCGCCTCCTGTTCGCGCCGGACGTCCAGGCCGGGATGCTGCGCGGCTTCCTCACCGGCTATTTCGCGCCCTGGGAGCGCACGGTTCCTCCCAAGGACCCGGGCGACGCCTTCTGGGGCCTGAACCATTTCTCGGGCAAAACGGTCTACGGCGAAAACCTCCTGCGCCGGGGTCCGGCCTGGATGGAGGAGATGCGCCGCCTCTCCCGGCCCGAAGACTTCCCCAACTTCGGCCGCCCGGCCGTGGCCGTGGTCCACACCTCCCTGCGGGTGCTGCCCACCCTGGAACCGGCCTTTCTCAACCGCCACCTGCCGGGCGAGGGCTTCCCCTTCGACTACCTGCAGAACACGGCGGTCTGGGCCGGAACCCCGCTCTACCTCTCTCACCTCTCGGCCGACGGGGCCTTCGCCCTGGCCCACTGCCGCTACGCCTCGGGCTGGGTGCCCGTGTCCGACGTGGCCTTCGCCGGGCCCGAGTTCCGCAAGAAGTTCCAGGCCGCCCCCCTGGTGGCCGTGACCCGCGACCGGGTGTCCCTGGCCGACGAGCACGGGCTGTTCCGCTTCCAGGCCCGGGTGGGCATGCTCCTGCCCCTGGCCCGGGCCACGGCCCGGGGCTACGAGGTGCTCCTCCCGGTGCGCGACGCCCAGGGCGAGGCTACTACTGTACGCGGCCTGCTGCCCCCCTCCGACGCCGCGCCCCTGCCCCTGCCCGCCACGGCCGCCAACCTGGCCCGCGTGGGCGACTCCATGCTCGGCGAGCCCTACGGCTGGGGCGGCATGTACGGCCACCGCGACTGCTCGGCCCTGCTCCTGGACCTCTACACGCCCTTCGGCCTGGGCCTGCCGCGCAACTCCCGGCAGCAGGGCAAGGCCGGGGAATACGTCTCCCTGGAGGGACTGGCGGACCAGAACAAGGAGGCCGCCATCCTGGCCCGGGGCGTGCCCTTCGCCACCCTGCTCTGGAAGCCCGGACACATCATGCTCTACGTGGGCGAACAGGGCGGACGGGCCATGATCCTGCACGACGTCTGGGGCCTGCGCACCGAGGAACGGGGCCGCGAGGGACGGCACATCATCGGCCGGGCGGCCGTGACGACCCTGACCCCGGGCGAGGAACTGCCGGACCTGAAGAAACCCGAGGGGCTGCTCCTGCACACCATCCGCGGCATGGTCCTGCTGGGATCGAAGAATTCCTGA
- a CDS encoding amino acid ABC transporter ATP-binding protein — MDYILELRDIVKQFGGHTAVDHVSLSIRRGEKVVIVGPSGSGKSTLLRTMNFLETADSGEMLFEGRPCGSTVWGKRRTRERQRMVCGLRSEIGMVFQQFNLFPHMTVLGNVMEGPVTVLGQGRGEARETALSMLRRVGMERWAEAYPVTLSGGQKQRVAIARALAMSPKIMLFDEPTSALDPELVGEVFDTIRQLALDGMTMVIVTHNMGFAREVADTVIFMENGRFLAQGAPQEFFASGAELPRIKSFLEKML, encoded by the coding sequence ATGGACTACATCCTGGAGCTCAGGGACATCGTCAAGCAGTTCGGCGGGCACACGGCCGTGGACCACGTGAGCCTGTCCATCCGCCGGGGCGAGAAGGTCGTCATCGTGGGGCCCAGCGGCTCGGGCAAGTCCACCCTGCTGCGGACCATGAACTTTTTGGAGACGGCCGATTCCGGCGAGATGCTCTTCGAGGGCCGCCCGTGCGGCTCGACGGTCTGGGGCAAGCGCCGCACCCGGGAACGCCAGCGCATGGTCTGCGGCCTGCGCTCCGAGATCGGCATGGTCTTCCAGCAGTTCAACCTCTTTCCCCACATGACCGTGCTCGGCAACGTCATGGAGGGGCCCGTGACCGTGCTCGGCCAGGGCCGGGGCGAGGCCCGCGAGACGGCCCTGTCCATGCTCCGGCGCGTGGGCATGGAGCGCTGGGCCGAAGCCTACCCCGTGACCCTCTCCGGCGGCCAGAAGCAGCGCGTGGCCATCGCCCGGGCCCTGGCCATGAGTCCCAAGATCATGCTCTTCGACGAACCCACCAGCGCCCTGGACCCCGAACTGGTGGGCGAGGTCTTCGACACCATCCGCCAGCTGGCCCTGGACGGCATGACCATGGTCATCGTGACCCACAACATGGGCTTCGCCCGCGAGGTGGCGGACACGGTGATCTTCATGGAGAACGGCCGCTTCCTGGCCCAGGGCGCGCCCCAGGAGTTCTTCGCCTCCGGGGCCGAGCTGCCGCGCATCAAGTCCTTCCTGGAAAAGATGCTCTAG
- a CDS encoding response regulator — MAKILIAEDDRISQRLAARLVEDMGHTAFVSPNGRHAYDALRVNDFQLLLTDIMMPEMDGRQLILALREDTALRGLPVIIMSAVVGVKEIAGLLEAGATFFLAKPLAAGDLREYIRRALG, encoded by the coding sequence ATGGCCAAAATCCTCATCGCGGAAGACGACCGCATCTCCCAGCGCCTGGCCGCCCGGCTGGTGGAAGACATGGGACACACGGCCTTCGTCAGCCCCAACGGACGCCACGCCTACGACGCCCTGCGGGTCAACGACTTCCAGCTCCTGCTCACGGACATCATGATGCCCGAGATGGACGGCCGCCAGCTCATCCTGGCCCTGCGCGAGGACACGGCCCTGCGCGGCCTGCCGGTGATCATCATGTCCGCCGTGGTCGGGGTGAAGGAGATCGCGGGCCTGCTCGAGGCCGGGGCCACCTTCTTCCTGGCCAAGCCCCTCGCGGCCGGCGACCTGCGCGAATACATCCGCCGCGCCCTGGGCTGA
- the cooS gene encoding anaerobic carbon-monoxide dehydrogenase catalytic subunit, whose protein sequence is MAKDKRTLEELTLWDDARQMIDKARRDGVETVWDRLDQQTPHCAFCEKGLTCNKCVMGPCRISANGNGNGKKRGVCGADGDLIVARNFGRFVAGGAAAHSDHGRDLLETLEAVGQGTTKDYAVRDEEKLARIAAEAGIDCAGKDATRIAAELADRFYEDFGCRKGRLAFLPRVPAKRRELWAKLGVTPRGIDREPVEMLHRTHMGVDSDPTSICLHAARVALADGWGGSMIATEVSDILFGTPRPVSSKVNLGVLKKDQVNILVHGHSPIVSEMVLAAAREPEMLARAKAAGASGINIAGLCCTGNEVLMRQGIPMAGNHLMTELAIVTGAVEAVVADYQCIMPSLVGVAACYHTRFISTSDKAHFSGAEHVEFHFDTARAQGRKVVEMAIEAFAKRDPGRVLIPGEPVEIMSGFSNEAILGALGGTPKPLLDAVASGAVRGVAGIVGCNNPKLKHDHCHVTLARELIKRDVLVVITGCATVAMGKAGLLTPSAAEQAGPGLSAVCKSLGIPPVLHMGSCVDNSRILHLCAVLADALGADIADLPVVASAPEWYSEKAATIGLYAVASGIHTHLGLPPNILGSELVTGLALEGLKNVVGAAFLVEPDPVAAAEKLDAIIADKRRALGLKA, encoded by the coding sequence ATGGCCAAGGACAAGCGGACCCTGGAAGAACTGACTCTTTGGGACGACGCGAGGCAGATGATCGACAAGGCCCGGCGGGACGGCGTGGAGACCGTCTGGGACCGGCTGGACCAGCAGACGCCGCATTGCGCCTTCTGCGAGAAGGGACTGACCTGCAACAAGTGCGTCATGGGCCCCTGCCGGATCAGCGCCAACGGAAACGGCAACGGCAAGAAGCGCGGCGTCTGCGGCGCGGACGGGGACCTCATCGTGGCCCGCAACTTCGGCCGCTTCGTGGCCGGTGGCGCGGCGGCCCACTCGGACCACGGCCGCGACCTGCTGGAGACCCTGGAGGCCGTGGGCCAGGGAACCACCAAGGACTACGCCGTGCGCGACGAGGAGAAGCTCGCCCGCATCGCGGCCGAGGCGGGCATCGACTGCGCGGGCAAGGACGCGACCCGGATCGCGGCCGAACTGGCCGACCGTTTCTACGAGGACTTCGGCTGCCGCAAGGGCCGCCTGGCCTTCCTGCCGCGCGTGCCCGCCAAGCGTCGCGAACTCTGGGCCAAGCTCGGCGTGACCCCGCGCGGCATCGACCGCGAGCCCGTGGAGATGCTCCACCGCACGCACATGGGCGTGGACAGCGACCCCACGAGCATCTGTCTGCACGCCGCCCGCGTGGCCCTGGCCGACGGCTGGGGCGGCTCCATGATCGCCACCGAGGTCTCGGACATCCTCTTCGGCACGCCCAGGCCCGTCTCCTCCAAGGTCAACCTGGGCGTGCTCAAAAAGGACCAGGTGAACATCCTGGTTCACGGCCACAGCCCCATCGTCTCGGAGATGGTCCTGGCCGCCGCGCGCGAGCCGGAGATGCTGGCCAGGGCCAAGGCCGCCGGGGCCTCGGGCATCAACATCGCGGGCCTGTGCTGCACGGGCAACGAGGTGCTCATGCGCCAGGGCATCCCCATGGCGGGCAACCATCTCATGACCGAGCTGGCCATCGTCACCGGCGCGGTGGAGGCCGTGGTGGCCGACTACCAGTGCATCATGCCGAGCCTGGTGGGCGTGGCCGCCTGCTACCATACCCGCTTCATCAGCACCTCGGACAAGGCTCACTTCTCCGGGGCCGAGCACGTGGAGTTCCACTTCGACACCGCCCGGGCCCAGGGCCGCAAGGTCGTGGAGATGGCCATCGAGGCCTTCGCCAAGCGCGATCCGGGCCGGGTGCTCATTCCCGGCGAGCCGGTGGAGATCATGAGCGGCTTCTCCAACGAGGCCATCCTCGGGGCCCTGGGCGGCACGCCCAAGCCCCTGCTGGACGCCGTGGCCTCCGGCGCGGTGCGCGGCGTGGCGGGCATCGTGGGCTGCAACAACCCCAAGCTCAAGCACGACCACTGCCACGTGACCCTGGCCCGCGAGCTCATCAAGCGCGACGTGCTGGTGGTCATCACCGGCTGCGCCACCGTGGCCATGGGCAAGGCGGGCCTGCTGACGCCCTCGGCCGCCGAGCAGGCCGGGCCCGGGCTCTCGGCCGTGTGCAAATCCCTGGGCATCCCGCCGGTGCTGCACATGGGCAGCTGCGTGGACAACTCGCGCATCCTGCACCTCTGCGCCGTGCTGGCAGACGCCCTGGGCGCGGACATCGCGGACCTGCCCGTGGTGGCCAGCGCGCCCGAGTGGTACTCGGAGAAGGCCGCCACCATCGGGCTCTACGCCGTGGCCAGCGGCATCCACACCCACCTCGGCCTGCCGCCGAACATCCTGGGCAGCGAGCTGGTCACCGGCCTGGCCCTGGAGGGGCTCAAGAACGTGGTGGGCGCGGCCTTCCTGGTGGAGCCCGACCCCGTGGCCGCGGCCGAAAAGCTGGACGCGATCATCGCCGACAAGCGCCGGGCCCTGGGCCTGAAGGCGTAG
- a CDS encoding peptidylprolyl isomerase, whose protein sequence is MRFIRLLALLFCLAAPAAALAADGPAPVVVFETSKGMIFIQLDNQKAPVTTANFLKYVNSGFYDGTIFHRVVNNKGMGIVQGGGYDASFHQKPTMPPIACESRNGLENKAGTISMARTADPDSATSQFFVNVRDNDFLNFRSATPEGMGYAVFGRIIRGMNVIQDIANLRTAPRGMMDDVPVEQVVVRKAYLYKEP, encoded by the coding sequence ATGCGGTTCATTCGATTGTTGGCCCTCTTGTTCTGCCTCGCCGCCCCGGCGGCCGCCCTGGCCGCCGACGGTCCCGCTCCCGTGGTGGTCTTCGAGACGAGCAAGGGCATGATCTTCATCCAGCTCGACAACCAGAAGGCCCCCGTGACCACGGCCAACTTCCTGAAGTACGTGAACTCCGGGTTCTACGACGGGACCATCTTCCACCGCGTGGTCAACAACAAGGGCATGGGCATCGTCCAGGGCGGCGGCTACGACGCCTCCTTCCACCAGAAGCCGACCATGCCGCCCATCGCCTGCGAGTCCCGCAACGGCCTGGAGAACAAGGCCGGGACCATCTCCATGGCCCGTACCGCCGACCCGGACAGCGCCACCTCGCAGTTCTTCGTCAACGTCCGGGACAACGACTTCCTGAACTTCCGTTCGGCCACGCCCGAGGGCATGGGCTACGCCGTGTTCGGCCGGATCATCCGGGGCATGAACGTGATCCAGGACATCGCCAACCTGCGCACCGCGCCCCGGGGCATGATGGACGACGTGCCCGTGGAGCAGGTGGTCGTGCGCAAGGCCTACCTCTACAAGGAGCCCTGA
- a CDS encoding ABC transporter permease subunit (The N-terminal region of this protein, as described by TIGR01726, is a three transmembrane segment that identifies a subfamily of ABC transporter permease subunits, which specificities that include histidine, arginine, glutamine, glutamate, L-cystine (sic), the opines (in Agrobacterium) octopine and nopaline, etc.), whose amino-acid sequence MTCFLTTIRSGARRAPLLLLLLGLLAGTLLSSLPARAGTPDEYLRQAREAQSTGDLQAAERFFLMVPKPGPQGDDGQFVESRMQVARQRFALKDLDGAEAAAREVLAVYPDNAEAGNVAAAVERERLPKWRRYLDDTLRFLPTLLHGSLMTLLLVIFTMAISPFGGLLIALGRISPVKLLSGACWFVIWFFRGTPLLLQLFFIYYGLPALGVTLKPLSAAFLGLGLNYSAYLAEIIRGAIQSIDHGQTEAAKALGMTPWQTMRRVIIPQTYKRLVPPVGNEFIALIKDTALVSTIAMVELMRSADQIFNAYFNVTVLVLAAAIYLCFTSVFTFVFERVEHRLGVYERR is encoded by the coding sequence GTGACCTGCTTCCTGACGACGATCCGGAGCGGGGCGCGCCGCGCCCCGCTCCTCTTGCTTCTCCTGGGCCTGCTCGCCGGGACGCTCCTGTCGTCCCTTCCGGCCCGGGCCGGAACGCCGGACGAGTATCTGCGCCAGGCCCGCGAGGCCCAGTCCACGGGCGACCTCCAGGCCGCCGAGCGCTTCTTCCTCATGGTTCCGAAGCCCGGCCCCCAGGGCGATGACGGCCAGTTCGTGGAGAGCCGCATGCAGGTGGCCCGCCAGCGCTTCGCCCTCAAGGACCTGGACGGCGCCGAGGCGGCCGCCCGCGAGGTCCTGGCCGTCTACCCGGACAACGCCGAGGCCGGGAACGTGGCCGCGGCCGTGGAGCGGGAGCGCCTGCCCAAGTGGCGGCGCTACCTGGACGACACCCTGCGCTTCCTGCCCACGCTCCTGCACGGCAGCCTGATGACCCTGCTGCTCGTGATCTTCACCATGGCGATTTCGCCTTTCGGCGGCCTGCTCATCGCCCTGGGCCGGATCAGCCCGGTGAAGCTCCTCTCGGGCGCGTGCTGGTTCGTGATCTGGTTCTTCCGGGGCACGCCGCTGCTGCTGCAACTTTTCTTCATCTATTACGGCCTGCCCGCCCTGGGCGTGACCCTCAAGCCCCTGAGCGCGGCCTTCCTGGGCCTGGGGCTGAACTACTCGGCCTATCTCGCCGAGATCATCCGGGGGGCCATCCAGAGCATCGACCACGGCCAAACCGAGGCGGCCAAGGCCCTGGGCATGACCCCCTGGCAGACCATGCGCCGGGTCATCATCCCCCAGACCTACAAGCGCCTCGTGCCTCCGGTTGGCAACGAGTTCATCGCCCTGATCAAGGACACGGCCCTGGTTTCGACCATCGCCATGGTCGAGCTCATGCGCTCGGCGGACCAGATCTTCAACGCCTATTTCAACGTCACGGTGCTGGTCCTGGCGGCGGCCATCTACCTCTGTTTCACCTCGGTCTTCACCTTCGTCTTCGAGCGCGTGGAACACCGCCTCGGCGTCTACGAGAGGCGGTAG